ACCGTGGCACGCAATCTCATGCCCCAGCTCCACGAACGCGCGCGATAGCTCCGGATGCCGCTCCATCGCCATGCCGACGCCGAACACGGTCAGCGGCAAGCCGCGCTTCTCGAACTCGCGCAAGATGCGCCAGACGCCTGCGCGCGAGCCGTATTCGTAGATGGACTCCATGCTCATGTGACGCGCCGGATACGACGACGCGCCGACGATCTCCGACAAGAACTGCTCGGAGCCGGGATCGCCGTGCAGCACGCAGTTTTCGCCGCCTTCTTCGTAATTGAGCACGAATTGCACGGCGACGCGCGCACGCCCCGGCCAGTTCGCCTGCACGGGATGGCGGCCGTAGCCGATCAGGTCGCGTGGATAGTTCGGATCTAGAGACATGGCTGGGTCAGGAACGGGGCGTTGAACTACGGAATATCGACGATTCAGTGTAGCGAAAACGCCCGGACGCGCCCATACAGCGGCGCAGATATTGCGGGTCACGTCACCGGTATGTGTCGATCGTTCCGGGCGTTCAGCGCGGGCCGAAATCGGAGAGCACGCCGTCGTAGCGTTTCGCCAGCGGCCGCGCGAAGTCGCCACGTTTCGCCGTATGCAGCCTGAGCGCGACGAGCGCCTCGGCCCATTTGACGGCCGCCGTCACGCCTTCCACGACCGGCGCGCCGATGGCGTCCTCAACTTCGCGGCAGAATTCCGCCATGCCCGCGCAGCCGAGCACGATGGCGTCCGAGCCGTCCTCGTCGAGCGCGCGCCGGCATTCCTCGATGATCGTCTGCCGCGCCGCCGAGCCGGGCTCGTCGAGTTCGAGCACCGCGACGTCCGTCGCACGCACGTTCTTGCAGAAGCGCGTCATGCCGTAGCGCTCGGCCAGATGCCACGCCATGCCGCAAGTGCGCCGCAGCGTCGTCACGACCGAGAAGCCCGGCGCGATGACGCTCGCCGCGTGCATCGCCGCCTCCGCGATGCCGATCACCGGCCCGCGCGCCAGTTCGC
This Caballeronia sp. LZ062 DNA region includes the following protein-coding sequences:
- a CDS encoding aspartate/glutamate racemase family protein; this encodes MRIKLINPNTTQRMTDSMARCAREVAAPGTEIVAVSPTMGPPSIEGYYDEAVASLGLLAEVEAGERQGFDGYVIACFGDPALYAARELARGPVIGIAEAAMHAASVIAPGFSVVTTLRRTCGMAWHLAERYGMTRFCKNVRATDVAVLELDEPGSAARQTIIEECRRALDEDGSDAIVLGCAGMAEFCREVEDAIGAPVVEGVTAAVKWAEALVALRLHTAKRGDFARPLAKRYDGVLSDFGPR